The Panacibacter microcysteis DNA window AAACCAAATCAACCCAGATATGGACACAGGGCGAAACGGAAAGCAACAGTGTCTGGATGCCTACAATCGATAAGCCCAATCAGAAGAGTACTGAAGAAATCTCCATGACCGTTCCGGCGAAATATGTAACGCTCTCAAACGGGCTACTCAAAGCCCAAAAGAAAAATGCTGATGGCACAAGAACAGATACCTGGAAAATGGACCTTCCACATGCACCCTATCTATTTTTTATGGGCGTGGGAGACTTTTCAGTCATTAAGGATACCTACAAAGGCAAAGAAGTGAGCTACTACGTGGAAAAAGAGTATGCGCCATATGCAAAAAAGATCTTTGGCAATACCCCGGAGATGATGAAGTTTTTTTCGCAGGTATTAGGTGTTGAATTTCCGTGGGCCAAATATGCGCAAATAGTAGGAAGGGATTATGTAAGCGGCGCAATGGAAAACACTACCGCAACACTGCACCAGGAAAGTGCTTATCAAAACGCCAGGCAATTGCTAGACGGCAATATTTGGGAAGAGACCATTGCCCATGAGTTGTTTCATCAATGGTTTGGAGATCTCGTTACTGCAGAGAGCTGGAGCAACCTGACCGTTAATGAAAGTTTCGCCGACTTTAGTGAAACATTGTGGGATGAATACAAATATGGCAAAGATGCAGGTGATGAACACAACTTCGATGCATTGGTGAAGTACCTGCAAAGCGCCAACGACGATCTTTCACTTGTACGGTTTTATTATAAAGACAAAGAAGACATGTTTGATGCAGTGAGCTACGAAAAAGGTGGCAGGGTACTGAATATGCTGCGTAATTATGTTGGAGACAGCGCATTCTTTAAATCTTTACATAAATACCTTACAGATAACAAATTTAAAACCGGTGAAGCACAGCAACTGCGTCTCGCATTTGAGGCTGTAACGGGCCAGGACCTGAACTGGTTCTGGAACCAATGGTATTACAGCAACGGCCATCCCGTTTTGAAAATTGATTACGATTATGATGAAGCAGCCAAAACAGCAAAAGTTATCATCCAGCAGATGCAGAAAACTGATAATGTGTTCCGACTGCCGATTGCAATAGACCTGTATACCGGTGCCAGTAAACAACGGTACAAAGTCTGGCTAAACAACAAAACAGATACATTCAGCTTTTCATATACAACAAAGCCAGACCTTATAAATGTAGACGCAGACAAAATCTTGCTGTGCCAAAAAACGGATAACAAAACTGCTGATAATTATAAAGCCCAGATTACTTATGCGCCCCTGTATCTAGACAGAAGAGAAGCCCTGGAATATTTTGCAGAAAACAAAATGCCCGAACTTTCACTGGGGCTAAAAGATAAGTTTGCAGGCCTTCGTTCTTATACGCTCGATCTGCTGGGGCAGGATTCATCTATATTAACAAATACGGCCTTATTGTCCCAGATTGAAAACATGGTGCAGGCTGAAACAGATAATAAAACGAAAGCAAAAGCACTCGAATTACTGGCAATAACCGGTAACGAAAAATATAAACCGCTGTATACAAAGTATGTAAACGATTCTTCTTACAGCGTGGCAGGAGCTTCGCTGGGCGGTCTTTATCTGCTCGACCAGCGCGCAGCTACAGACCTTGCAAAAACGCTTGCACCAGGCGCAAAAGGCAAACTAGACGAAGCCATAGGAGCCATCATTATGCAAGGCGGCAATGAAACCGACTACGAGTTTATTGTAGCCCGTATAAAAAACCAGCCTTTGAGTGAAAATAAAATAACAAGCGCACTCGTCTTCTGCGGCTACCTCGCAAAACTTAGTGACACACAAAAAATAAAATCGGGTATAAATGAAGTAATTGCTGTAATGAAAGAGGTACCGGAAACCTACCGTACTTATACTGATCCTGCTTTTAAACAAACATTGCAAAAGCTTGCAAATGCGAAAGGAGGAGAAATAAAAACCTATATAGAAACAGTTTTAAAATAACATAAAAAACCTTCGCTTCAGGCGAAGGTTTTTTTTATTTTTTGAACCCGGCAGCATTGCTGCTATGAAGCTATTGTTGCGTCGCACTCTTGTACTGCAACAAGTAACGGGGCATTGTGCCACAGGTTTATATTACATACAAATCATTTATGCCGGCAGTGCTATTAAAGTAATATAAGCCGTTGCGCCTTTATGAAGATTTCCCTTTCTTGCCTGCTTCTGTGTAAATACTTTCAAGCACTTTAATGTTGTTGGAGATATCATGCCTGTCTATTACATACTGCCGGCCGGCTTTACCAATTTCAACCGCTTTTTCTTTGTTTGCGATCAGCTTTGTAATAACGCTTACAAACTCATCTGTTACAAGACAGGCATAACCGTTATCATTGTTGTCAATAACATCGTTATTGCCATCGCATTTGCTTACAATGCAAGGCACGGCTTCAAACATGGCTTCCAGCAATGCATAAGGTAATCCTTCAAAAACCGACGGCAGCAAAAAGATATCCAGCTGACGCAGAAAATTAAGCGCAACTATACTGTCTCCTTTGGGAATAATGTGAAAGTTGGCTTCTATGCCATGGTATTCAATACGCTCTTTTACTTCTTTACCAAGATCTTCATGAAAACCTGCGCCAAGAAAATAAAAGTGCACTTTGTTATTGCCTTTAATAACGCCGTTGGCTATATCAACAAATAATATCGGGTTCTTTTGTGCAGTAAGTCTTCCAATTGTTCCAATCTTAACATCCCCTTCCAACGGGCCAAGCTTATCAGGCACCAGTACGGGAACAGTGGGTATTGTCATCGAATTGGGAATTACATAAATATCATCTGGCTTTATGCCTATTTCATAAATACAGCGATTAGCTTCTGACTGCGAAATTGCCAGCACTTTATGTGTAAACTTTTTGCCCAGTAATTCCAGCAGGAAAAAGATCATTCTTTTAGCGCCTGTAAAGGCAAGGTAAGAAACGCCGTGTGGTGTAAACAGAGACGGGCAACCTGCAAACTTTGCGCCTATCCTGCCCACAAAACCAGCTTTGGAACTGTGCAGATGTACAATACCGGGCTTCTGCTTTTTGATAAGCGCCCTTATTTTAAAGATGGAAATAATATCTACAAAAGGGTTTACTCCTCTTGACATCTTTATATCGAAATAAGGAATCTCGTGTAAAGCGCACAGCTTTTCAAGTGAAGGTTCGCATGAAGCTATACTCAGATCAAAACGGCTTCTGTCAATGTTTTGTATAACTTGTTTCAGGTAAGTTTCCACGCCACCTATTGACTGAGTGATATGCAATACTTTTATACGCTCCATGCAGTGATAAGGGGTTAATGAAAGCAACAGCGGGGTCGCTGTTGCCGAATATTGAACTGAAAGTATAAGAGTGCGACGCAACGTAAGCTTAATGCATGCGTTGCAGCCAGGCTCCTTATTTTAAAAATATTAAGATTTTATACCGATACCGTGATATGCAAAACCTTTGGCTTTCATTTCGTCGCCGTTGTAAATGTTGCGGCCATCGAAAATAACATGGTCTTTCATGTTGCTTTTAATTTTCTCCCAGTTGGGTAAACGAAACTCCGGCCACTCTGTAACAAGGATTAATGCATCTGCACCTTTGGTTGCATTAATGGCATCTTTGGTAAGCACCACCTTGGCATCGAGCATATGCTCTGCTTCGTTCATTGAAACGGGATCATAAGCCTGCACATTTGCGCCGGCCTGCAATAATGCATCTATAATAACCAACGACGGCGCCTCACGCATATCATCGGTTTTTGGTTTGAAGGCTAACCCCCAAACAGCAAATGTTTTACCCGCCACATCGCCATTGTAATGCTTCATGATCTTGGAAATGATTACTTTTTTCTGATCATTGTTTACATCGTCAACAGCTTTCAGGATACGCAGTTCGTAGCTGTTTTGCTCACCGGTTTTGATCAATGCTTTTACATCTTTTGGAAAGCATGAGCCGCCATAACCAATACCCGGGTATATGAACTTGTTACCGATACGTGCATCTGAACCGATGCCTTTGCGCACTTCGTTTACGTTGGCACCTACGATATCGCAAAGATTTGCTATATCGTTCATGAAAGATATTTTGGTGGCAAGCATTGCGTTTGCTGCGTATTTGGTCATTTCAGCAGAAGGTATATCCATAAAATAAATGGGATGGCCATTTAATACAAACGGATCGTATAACTGGTGCAGCGTGCTTTTTGCTCTTTCGCTTTCCACACCAATTACAATACGGTCTGGTTTAAGGAAATCTTCTATTGCGGCCCCTTCTTTCAGGAACTCAGGGTTAGAAGCGACATCATACTCCAGCGATGCGCTGCGGTTTCTTAAAGCACCGGCAATAGCTTCTTTCACTTTTGCAGCGGTGCCCACCGGTACGGTGCTTTTGGTAACTACTACCAGGTAATCGGTCATGTGTGTACCCACGTTGTCTGCTACCTGTAAAACGTACTGGAGATCTGCGCTGCCATCTTCCCCGGGAGGTGTGCCCACGGCTATAAATACCACTTCTGCACCAACGATGGACTCTGCAAGATCTGTACTAAACTGCAGACGGCCGTTTTTATAATTGCGCTCTACAATATCTTCCAAACCCGGCTCATAAATAGGCAGAATGCCCTTTTGCAGGTTTTCGATCTTTGTTTTATTTACATCTATACATATTACTTCTATTCCAACTTCTGAAAGGCAGGCACCTGTAACCAGGCCAACATACCCTGTACCTACAACAACAATTTTCATTTGATAACTTAGGTTTAAAATTTATAGAATTTCAGATTGTGACTTTTATTTCACTTTCCAGTGCGAAAGATCTACGTTCAATAACTTTTCCAGGTCGTTAATGTCGTCTTTTAAGACTTCGTATGTAAACTTCCTGTCTTCTGGTGTAAGTTTCTTTTTACTGCCTTCCACGTACATCGTATCAAGAATCTTCTTTTTTATACCTTTTGGCATAATACCGGCGAGGATTTTAGACAATGGTTTGTTCTTACCCAATATTGGTTCCAAAAATTTGATCTTCGATTTTTTGTACGTGTTTTTCTGTTCTGTTTTCTCAATAACATAGGTATCATCAACACCGAGAAAACGATAGATCTCCTGCAATGTACCATGCAGGTCTTTGATAAGGTTTTCCATGTACACCACTTTGATCTGCTCCATTGGGAAATGCTGCAGGAAATGGCGCAGGTTAGATGCATAAAAACTTCCATCGAGGTAAGTTCTGTAGCCTGTCTCTTCCAGCCTGTCTCCGCGCTTCATATCAGAGGCCCAGCCTTCTGCATCTTTTTCGTTATCGAATTTTACTGTTTCACGCTGCTTCAGGTTTTCTTTCACAGCTTCCCTGAATGAAAGATGTTCTGTGCCATTATTGGCGCGCATGCTCCAGCCCGAGAAAGTGCGCTCAACCGGGTTGCGCAGGCAGAATACCAGCTTCATATCGGGATTAAATGCTTTTATACGCGGCACCACAAACGGAAGCAACGAATATGTGGGCGTAGCTTCGCCTGCCATCTTCTCTGTGGTAATGCCGGAGAAATAAGTATCGAGGTAAAAATCGATGCCTTTATCATAATACACACTGAAAAACCTGGTTTGTTTTTCAGGCGACATGTATATTTCAGGATGTTGCTTAAGATAAAAATTCAAGGATGTTGAAGCACATTTGGGAGGGCCACATACTAAGAAATTAGGTACTTTTTTCTGCATGGTCTTTTTTAAAATATTGCGTAATGGTAAAGTCTTTGGCTATTACAGTACTATAATGATTTTTCTGCAATAGCCGGTTTTTTCGTAAACCACTTTTCATAAAAAGCAGTGCCCAGCATTGCATCGAGTTCTTTTGCGTCTTCGAGAAAATATGGTTGTAACTGTTTTTTAATACGGGAAATAGTCTCCTTATCTTCCTGCTTTATTGCAACCGCAGGTTGCTTCTTGCCGGTGTTCATTTCAAACATTTTCTTCTTTAGCATTTTTCTTTTGCCAACCGGGAAGAAAGGATCGATAATATTATTTACCACCCATTTCCTGAAATTGCTGCGGTTTACCAGCTTATCCTGGAATGCCTGGCTCTTTACTGAGCCGGTAACATTCTTAGGCGTAAGATCAGGTTCAAATGCATCTATGCCAAGAAAAGTATATATCTGTTGCAACAGACCTTTAGGATTTTTAGCCAGTTCATCATAGTCTAACACAAGCAACTGCTCTTTGGAAAAATATTGCAGGCAATGCCTTATTTGCCTTGCGTACAGGCCGTGCTCTATGTAAGTAAAATCACTGTTGTCTTTTGAAAATTCTGTATTAGCGGATGGGGTATAGACAAGTGCTTCTTCCATGCTGCGTGTTTCCCGCAGCATTTTTGTAAAGTACCCGTAAGAAGAAACGGCCCTGTCAACCGGGTTGCGCAAAATAAGCAGCAGCTTTGCATTTGGCTGCATAGCGGCCAGTTGTTGCAGGTATTGGGGGTAGAAAATATAATTGACGGCAGACTGCAAAACCACCTGCTGCCCTTTATACGCGGCAGGTTCTTTTTGCATACGCTGCAAAATTTCATCTATACTATTAAAGCGTGCAAATAGCAATACATCTTTCAGCGATTCATAGCAATAAATCTGCGGATGCTGCGCCAACCAGTCGTCCAACGTAGTGGTGCCGGCTTTCTGTACCCCGATAAGAAATGTGTTTGGTAGAATTGCTTTACTCATAGATTGCTGGTTTTGCCATACAAAACGGGGAATATATACTTATCTGCTTTTTAATGTGCGTAGCAGCAGTCTGGTAAAAATTAACCCCGTTCCGGGCGGCAGCAAGATAAATTTTTATGCGCTAATAACGGTTTTGGCAAACTTAATATTTTGCCAGCCGCAGCTAATGTGCAATAAGAAAATCATTTACCGGGCAGCAGAACCTTCCTCATCGCCTGTTGCGTCGCACTCTTGTACTATAGAATCTTTATTCAGCAGCCCCCGGTTACAGACTGTTTAATATTCCGCCAACGCGGTAAGCCAGTTTATTGTTTTTGTATTGTTTCTTCCAGCTTTCATCGTACTGAATAGGCCGTTTCGTAAACCTGCCCGGTGTGCCTGC harbors:
- a CDS encoding UDP-glucose dehydrogenase family protein, which gives rise to MKIVVVGTGYVGLVTGACLSEVGIEVICIDVNKTKIENLQKGILPIYEPGLEDIVERNYKNGRLQFSTDLAESIVGAEVVFIAVGTPPGEDGSADLQYVLQVADNVGTHMTDYLVVVTKSTVPVGTAAKVKEAIAGALRNRSASLEYDVASNPEFLKEGAAIEDFLKPDRIVIGVESERAKSTLHQLYDPFVLNGHPIYFMDIPSAEMTKYAANAMLATKISFMNDIANLCDIVGANVNEVRKGIGSDARIGNKFIYPGIGYGGSCFPKDVKALIKTGEQNSYELRILKAVDDVNNDQKKVIISKIMKHYNGDVAGKTFAVWGLAFKPKTDDMREAPSLVIIDALLQAGANVQAYDPVSMNEAEHMLDAKVVLTKDAINATKGADALILVTEWPEFRLPNWEKIKSNMKDHVIFDGRNIYNGDEMKAKGFAYHGIGIKS
- a CDS encoding sulfotransferase family protein, producing the protein MQKKVPNFLVCGPPKCASTSLNFYLKQHPEIYMSPEKQTRFFSVYYDKGIDFYLDTYFSGITTEKMAGEATPTYSLLPFVVPRIKAFNPDMKLVFCLRNPVERTFSGWSMRANNGTEHLSFREAVKENLKQRETVKFDNEKDAEGWASDMKRGDRLEETGYRTYLDGSFYASNLRHFLQHFPMEQIKVVYMENLIKDLHGTLQEIYRFLGVDDTYVIEKTEQKNTYKKSKIKFLEPILGKNKPLSKILAGIMPKGIKKKILDTMYVEGSKKKLTPEDRKFTYEVLKDDINDLEKLLNVDLSHWKVK
- a CDS encoding M1 family metallopeptidase; this encodes MKKSSLVLALFTTYISSAQDIVVKTNKDVAWKKTYRAEAPKINDLVHTKLDVRFDFDKAWMYGKEWVTLKPHFYPTDSLALDAQGMTINEIAVVSGTKKTPLQYNYDQKTLKIKLDKTYKASEPYTIYIDYISKPNDLKTEGSAAITDAKGLYFINPKGDDKTKSTQIWTQGETESNSVWMPTIDKPNQKSTEEISMTVPAKYVTLSNGLLKAQKKNADGTRTDTWKMDLPHAPYLFFMGVGDFSVIKDTYKGKEVSYYVEKEYAPYAKKIFGNTPEMMKFFSQVLGVEFPWAKYAQIVGRDYVSGAMENTTATLHQESAYQNARQLLDGNIWEETIAHELFHQWFGDLVTAESWSNLTVNESFADFSETLWDEYKYGKDAGDEHNFDALVKYLQSANDDLSLVRFYYKDKEDMFDAVSYEKGGRVLNMLRNYVGDSAFFKSLHKYLTDNKFKTGEAQQLRLAFEAVTGQDLNWFWNQWYYSNGHPVLKIDYDYDEAAKTAKVIIQQMQKTDNVFRLPIAIDLYTGASKQRYKVWLNNKTDTFSFSYTTKPDLINVDADKILLCQKTDNKTADNYKAQITYAPLYLDRREALEYFAENKMPELSLGLKDKFAGLRSYTLDLLGQDSSILTNTALLSQIENMVQAETDNKTKAKALELLAITGNEKYKPLYTKYVNDSSYSVAGASLGGLYLLDQRAATDLAKTLAPGAKGKLDEAIGAIIMQGGNETDYEFIVARIKNQPLSENKITSALVFCGYLAKLSDTQKIKSGINEVIAVMKEVPETYRTYTDPAFKQTLQKLANAKGGEIKTYIETVLK
- a CDS encoding sulfotransferase family protein — encoded protein: MSKAILPNTFLIGVQKAGTTTLDDWLAQHPQIYCYESLKDVLLFARFNSIDEILQRMQKEPAAYKGQQVVLQSAVNYIFYPQYLQQLAAMQPNAKLLLILRNPVDRAVSSYGYFTKMLRETRSMEEALVYTPSANTEFSKDNSDFTYIEHGLYARQIRHCLQYFSKEQLLVLDYDELAKNPKGLLQQIYTFLGIDAFEPDLTPKNVTGSVKSQAFQDKLVNRSNFRKWVVNNIIDPFFPVGKRKMLKKKMFEMNTGKKQPAVAIKQEDKETISRIKKQLQPYFLEDAKELDAMLGTAFYEKWFTKKPAIAEKSL
- a CDS encoding glycosyltransferase, which encodes MERIKVLHITQSIGGVETYLKQVIQNIDRSRFDLSIASCEPSLEKLCALHEIPYFDIKMSRGVNPFVDIISIFKIRALIKKQKPGIVHLHSSKAGFVGRIGAKFAGCPSLFTPHGVSYLAFTGAKRMIFFLLELLGKKFTHKVLAISQSEANRCIYEIGIKPDDIYVIPNSMTIPTVPVLVPDKLGPLEGDVKIGTIGRLTAQKNPILFVDIANGVIKGNNKVHFYFLGAGFHEDLGKEVKERIEYHGIEANFHIIPKGDSIVALNFLRQLDIFLLPSVFEGLPYALLEAMFEAVPCIVSKCDGNNDVIDNNDNGYACLVTDEFVSVITKLIANKEKAVEIGKAGRQYVIDRHDISNNIKVLESIYTEAGKKGKSS